The stretch of DNA TCCGGAATTATTCCCACTGCCATCAAAATTCCAAGCTTTACGATCTTTAGTCCATGATGTTGCAAACATGAGATTAAAGTTACCTGGACTACATTGCACATCAATGATACCACTCATATCATCTACAAATAATTTTTGCATCCATGTTTTCCCACCATCCATTGTTTTGTAAATCCCACGTTCTTGGTTTGGAGAATATAAATGCCCTGTGACGCCAACAATAACTTCATCGGGATTGTTTGGATTAATTAAAATTCGGCCTATGTGATGTGAATCTTTAAGTCCCATATTTTGCCAGGTCTTTCCATGGTCTGTAGATTTTAAAATTCCAATACCTGCATAACTAGATCGAGACGAATTATTTTCTCCGGTTCCTACCCAAATAGTTTTGTTTTTCCAATCGACAGCAATATCTCCTACGTTTTGAGTATTTGATGTGTCTAGTATTGGATTAAAAGTAATTCCGTTATTTTTAGTGTACCAAACACCTCCTGATGCGTATCCAACATAGAATTCGGTTGGGTCATCCGGATTAACAGCCACATCTGTAACACGACCACTCATAATCGTTGGTCCAATATTGTTAAAAGCAACATTTTTTACTAATGATGTTTGAGTAAGTTTCTCTTTTTTGATTAGGGCATCTTCTATTATTTTTGAAGATGTTGCGGGTTGCTGTGCAGATATTTTAAAAAAAGAAAAAACAAAAAGTAAGAGGAGAATTTTAAATTTCATGTTGATCAGTTTTAATTTTTGAAAATTATTAAAACTGATCAAATTTACACTATTTCAATATGCTATAGTTTTGTTAAATTAATCTAGAACCATCTTTCTGGTTATCATAGCGCTATCTGAGTGAATATTTACAAAATAAATGCCTTTAGAGAGACCTGTTACATTAATAGTTTTAGTTTTTGAGCTATCGTTATTAGATATATCAACCTTAGAAATTAATCTTCCACTTATATCATACATATTCACTTTTTCTAAATTGATAAAGGAATCATTTTTTATATAGAATATACTTTTGGCAGGATTAGGATATAAGCTAATAGCCTTATCTAACTCTTTATTTTCTACACTTAATGGACATGAAATACTAGTCATTAACGGACGGACACAAACCATAGAAGTTGTGCTTCTTGTTTGCACGTTATTAGCAGCAGTCGAATTATCAGCACTTAACACTCTTTGAGTTGTATCATTTAAAAGTGTATAGTGCATAACATCATTATTAGTATTTATAACATGACCTAATTGATGCCCATGACCTAATTCATGTAATGCAACGCTTTCAAAATCCCATTGATCAGAAGTAATGCCACCAGTATCGCTCCCAAAATACCAGGATTCTGTTTCAGGAGTGCCTGAGTCATTGATATCACTGTCAAATACAATATCCAATTCTTCTACTCGCCATTTAAGCGGTGAAGGACCACAACCAGCATACCAGGAAAAACAAACACCAAGAATATCATCATTACTCGTTATTGTTTCTAACTCATCTCCATTATCAAACCTAATGACATTAACAGGAGGTTCTGGATCTGTTTCACTTTCATAAATTGCCTCATCCACTGTTGTAGCAGAGCTGCTTATAGTCCAATTGACTCCGGTTTCGCAAACCCAATTATTAAAAGCTCTTTCAAATGCTGCTTTAGCTCCCGGGTGCTCTGAATCGTCAAAAAAATCGGTAAACATTTCCCATGTGTATCCTCCTCCACTTTGACCAATATGCTGCACTTGATAAGCTAGTTCGCCATCACCAAAATCACCTTCAACATTTAATTCGGCATATGAAATAGTTAAGTCACTAGCAGAAACATCACTAGTTGGGGTTACAGCTCCATCAGTTACACGAACTTTTCCGGTTCCGGCAACGGAGGGAATTTCGACAGTGATTTGAGTATCACTCCATGTTAATACTTGACTATCTAATGCATCTACAAAAGTGGCACCGCCATCATCAGCATTACTAAAACCAACTTTTCCTTTTACTGCTCCAAAATCAGAACCTGTAATAGTAAGCACCTCTTTAGTTCCTGCTGTTGCTGTCGTAGGAGTAAATGCAATTGAAGTAGGAACTAAAAGATTTTTCGATTGTTTTGATTGCAAGCTTTTAGATTGGGTATCGAAATTAGATATAACCCTATAATCATTTTTAGTATGGCTCATAATTTCGTTATAAAAAGACGATTTAATACCTTTCTTTTTATTAAAAGGGTTCACGGCCAAATCGTCATATAAGTTATACTTATAAAACCCTTGTGATGAACCATAAGGTCTAAATGCTTTCTTAGTAGATTTACTTTTAGTATTTATAGCAACATTGTTGTTTTGTAATGTAAAAATGCCGGCATCACCTAGTCGTAATTTTAAGCTTGGATTTGCTATTAAAGCATGTAAACCAACTGTGCCTCCTAAGGTTATAACCTCAACAGTAGTTAATGGTTCTCCTTTAAAAACTTTATAAACTTCAACAGTATTAGCTGTATAGATTATACGATGATTATCATCCCAAAAGGATTTTTTATCAACAACTTTACCTTCAATAACTAGACTTGAGTTATCTATTTGTTTTTTTAAAGATGCTTCTCTCATCAATACCTGAGCCGATAAAGTTCCTATGCCAATAAAACAAAATATTAATGCGATTGTTAGAGTCATTTTTTTCATCTGATTAGATTTTTAATGTTTATTAAAAATTGATTTGGAGATCGAAAGCTTAATATAAAAGATTCTGGACAAAACAAACTCAACTCCAGCTGCTTACCTTAATATTAAAAATATGAGGGGATTACCAAATATAATAAATTATTACATAAGATTTCTTTAGTTTTGCTACATATAATAAACTTAACGTACACTTAATATGAAATACCACCTAATTAATAATGAGCTATTTATAAAAAACCGCAAAAACTTTACTTCAAAAATGACCCCTAAAAGTTTGGCTGTTTTTAACTCAAATGATATTTATCCTATAAGTGCGGATAGCACCATGCCTTTTGAGCAGCATCGAGACATCTTTTATCTAAGTGGTGTAGATCAAGAAGAAAGTATTCTTGTACTATTTCCAGATTGCCCAAAAGAGAAACATCGCGAGATCTTGTTTTTAAAAGAAACGAATGAACATATTGCTATTTGGGAAGGTGAAAAATTAACCAAAGAAAAAGCTTTTGAAACCAGTGGTATTAAAACTGTTTATTGGTTGCAAGACATGGAGAAAATCATGTTTGAGATTATGACCCAATGTGATACTGTTTATATTAATACCAATGAGCACTACAGAGCCAATGTAGAAACTGAAACCCGGGAAGATCGTTTTACAAAATGGTTAAAAGAAAAATATCCCGCACATGCCGTTGCTAAAAGTAACCCAATTTTACAAAGGCTTCGCTCTGTAAAAGATGTCATTGAAATAGATTTAATTCAGCAAGCCTGTGATATCACCGAAAAAGGATTTAGACGTATTTTAAATTTTGTGAAGCCTGGTGTTTGGGAATACGAAATTGAAGCAGAGTTTATGCATGAATTTTTGCGAAATCGTTCTAAAAAATTCGCTTATACGCCCATTGTTGCTTCTGGAAATAATGCTAATGTATTGCATTATATAGAAAACAATCAACCGTGTAAAACAGGTGATTTAATATTAATGGATATTGGTGCTGAATATGCTAATTATTCTAGTGATATGACACGTAGTGTTCCTGTTTCCGGAAAATTCACTCCGAGACAAAAAGACGTTTATAATGCAGTGAACAGAGTAAAAAAAGAAGCCACAAAAATGCTGATTTCCGGAGCTCTTTGGGAAGACTACCATATTGAAGTTGGCAAAGTAATGACTAGTGAATTACTTGGCTTAGGGCTACTAGATAAAAACGATGTGCAAAACGAAAATCCGGAATGGCCTGCATATAAAAAATATTTTATGCATGGCACGAGCCACCATATGGGGCTAGATACACATGATTATGGTATATTAACAGAGCCCATACAAACTAATATGGTATTTACTGTAGAACCTGGAATTTATATCCCAGATGAAGGTTTTGGCATACGATTAGAAGATGACGTGGTTATTCAGGAAAACGGTGAACCATTCAATTTAATGAGAAATATTCCTATTGAAGCAGATGAAATAGAAGACATTATGAACTCATAAGATAAAGAAGAAAGGGTCGTTTTTAAACGACCCTTTTGCTAACAACACTAAAATTTTGTAATTTAAAGAGTGACTAATTCAAATAAATAATCGTTTAGTTTTTGCAGCGAATTAATTTTGTCTTTTGTATCAACTAATAGAGAAATATTATTTTTGCTTCCTCCATAAGAAATCATTCTAATTTTTACATCTTGTAATATTTGGAATAACTTATATGTGTCATCGTGGTTAACCACAGAGTGTCCTACCAAACAAATAATACTTTGATTTTCATCAACTTCTATTGTAGCTATTTTTTCTAATTCTTCAATAATTTGGTCTAAGTTTTTATCATCATCAATCGTTAAAGAAACGGCCACCTCAGATGTTGTAATCATATCGATAGACGTTTTATAAGTTTCGAAAATTTCAAATACTTTTTTTAAGAAACCATGTGCCTGCAACATTCTCGCAGATTTAATCTTTATGGCTATAATATTATCCTTGGCAGCTATAGCTTTAATACCATTTTCTGAAGTGATATTAGAAATTAACGTCCCATGAGCATTAGGGTTCATTGTGTTTTTTAAACGCACAGGAATGTTATCTGCCCTAACAGGTGTAACCGTTTGTGGATGTAATATCTTAGCTCCAAAATAAGCCAATTCAGCAGCCTCATCAAATGATAAATTCGAAATTGGCTTGGTATTTTCAACATATCTGGGGTCATTGTTATGCATCCCGTCTATGTCTGTCCATATTTGCACTTCATCTGCTTTAATAGCAGCTCCAATTATAGTTGCAGTATAATCGCTTCCGCCACGTTGTAAATTTGAAACTTCATTATTATCATCTAAGCAAATAAATCCTTGGGTGATATATATTTCTGAATTTTCTACAGCATTTATTGCAATCTCAAAGTGTTCTTTTATATAACTTATATTCGGTTCCTTATCTACATCGATACGCATAAAACTTAAAGCTGGTAATAAAGCAGAGCTTATGCCTTCTTGTTGTAAATAACAGTTAAACATATATGTAGAAAGCAGCTCACCTTGAGCCACAATATTATTTTCTAAATTTATAGAAAAGGTTTTATCAGTACATGTAGCTAAAAAATTGAAAATACTAGAAACATAATCTTTAACTTCTTTATTTAATTCTTTATTAGTTAAAAGTTTATCTATTGTAATAGCGTACGTTTCATGTAACTTATTAATTTTATCAACAGCCTCATTTGGTTCTTTGTTAGCAATATTATTTGCAATAGCAACTAACTGATTTGTAGTGCCAGACATAGCCGAAAGCACAACAATCTTCTTGTCTCCATCGTTAATAATATCTTTAACGTTATTTATATTTTCAATGGAACCTACAGATGTACCTCCAAATTTTAAGATTTTCATTTACATTAATTTGAATGTAAATCTAAAACTCCTTGGTCCAAATACTATATTTATTTAAAAAAAAGATTATTTTTGCACAAATTGTTAAATAATTAACATGAAAACCGTATCTAACTGTGTTGAAGACATTTTGATAACACAACCTTATCTGGAAGAGGCGTTGTCTAGAAATATCATAAACTTTAGTGCTTTAGCTATTGAATTAACAGAGCCTATTAGCAAAATGCTTAAAAAGGATGTTAAACCCGGAGCTATTATGATGGCCTTAAGGCGATACAATCCGCCTACAACACTAACCAATTCAATAAAGATGAAACGGGTTATTCAGAATTTAGGAGACATAACTGTACGTTCTAACTTAACAGATTTTACCGTTAAAAATTCTGATACTATTATTGACAATCATGCCAAAATTCTAGATAGAATAAATCAAGAGTCAAAACTATTTTACACGTTTACAAGAGGTATTCACGAAAGCAATATTATAATTTCCAGCAGCTTAAAAGGTTTTATTATTGATCAATTAAAAAATGAAACCTTTTTAGCAATACAGGATGGATTATCAGCAATTAGCGTAAACCTCCCTCAAGACAACTCTAAAATTGCCGGTCTATATTATCATTTTTTTAAACGTTTAGCTTGGGAAGGCATTGTACTTTACGAAGTCATTTCAACCACGAACGAATTTACAATTTTAGTAGAAGATGAATATGTAGACAAAGCCTTTGCTGCCATTAAAAAAGTAAAATCTTAGCCTTTTTCTTATTTGAATGATTTTACCTTTGCATAAGATTACTTAAAAATGAATTTACTATACAAAGGTATTAATGTTTTCTATACCGATAAGGGAAAAGGTAATGCTATAGTTTTACTCCACGGGTTTTTAGAAAACGTCTCCATGTGGGATACTTTTATTCCGACACTGTCAAAAAAAAATAGAGTCATTTGTATCGATTTATTGGGTCATGGAAAAACCGAATGCCTAGGTTATATACACACTATGGAACTTATGGCTGAAATTGTTCAGGCAATTTTAAAGCATTTAAAAATTCGCCGCTCCACTTTTATCGGACACTCCATGGGAGGATATGTGGCACTCGCTTACGCGGAAAAAAACCCAGATGCATTGAAAGGGCTATGTCTTATGAATTCTACCGCTAGTGCAGATACCCTT from Flavivirga spongiicola encodes:
- a CDS encoding aminopeptidase P family protein, with amino-acid sequence MKYHLINNELFIKNRKNFTSKMTPKSLAVFNSNDIYPISADSTMPFEQHRDIFYLSGVDQEESILVLFPDCPKEKHREILFLKETNEHIAIWEGEKLTKEKAFETSGIKTVYWLQDMEKIMFEIMTQCDTVYINTNEHYRANVETETREDRFTKWLKEKYPAHAVAKSNPILQRLRSVKDVIEIDLIQQACDITEKGFRRILNFVKPGVWEYEIEAEFMHEFLRNRSKKFAYTPIVASGNNANVLHYIENNQPCKTGDLILMDIGAEYANYSSDMTRSVPVSGKFTPRQKDVYNAVNRVKKEATKMLISGALWEDYHIEVGKVMTSELLGLGLLDKNDVQNENPEWPAYKKYFMHGTSHHMGLDTHDYGILTEPIQTNMVFTVEPGIYIPDEGFGIRLEDDVVIQENGEPFNLMRNIPIEADEIEDIMNS
- a CDS encoding T9SS type A sorting domain-containing protein, yielding MKKMTLTIALIFCFIGIGTLSAQVLMREASLKKQIDNSSLVIEGKVVDKKSFWDDNHRIIYTANTVEVYKVFKGEPLTTVEVITLGGTVGLHALIANPSLKLRLGDAGIFTLQNNNVAINTKSKSTKKAFRPYGSSQGFYKYNLYDDLAVNPFNKKKGIKSSFYNEIMSHTKNDYRVISNFDTQSKSLQSKQSKNLLVPTSIAFTPTTATAGTKEVLTITGSDFGAVKGKVGFSNADDGGATFVDALDSQVLTWSDTQITVEIPSVAGTGKVRVTDGAVTPTSDVSASDLTISYAELNVEGDFGDGELAYQVQHIGQSGGGYTWEMFTDFFDDSEHPGAKAAFERAFNNWVCETGVNWTISSSATTVDEAIYESETDPEPPVNVIRFDNGDELETITSNDDILGVCFSWYAGCGPSPLKWRVEELDIVFDSDINDSGTPETESWYFGSDTGGITSDQWDFESVALHELGHGHQLGHVINTNNDVMHYTLLNDTTQRVLSADNSTAANNVQTRSTTSMVCVRPLMTSISCPLSVENKELDKAISLYPNPAKSIFYIKNDSFINLEKVNMYDISGRLISKVDISNNDSSKTKTINVTGLSKGIYFVNIHSDSAMITRKMVLD
- a CDS encoding aspartate kinase, producing the protein MKILKFGGTSVGSIENINNVKDIINDGDKKIVVLSAMSGTTNQLVAIANNIANKEPNEAVDKINKLHETYAITIDKLLTNKELNKEVKDYVSSIFNFLATCTDKTFSINLENNIVAQGELLSTYMFNCYLQQEGISSALLPALSFMRIDVDKEPNISYIKEHFEIAINAVENSEIYITQGFICLDDNNEVSNLQRGGSDYTATIIGAAIKADEVQIWTDIDGMHNNDPRYVENTKPISNLSFDEAAELAYFGAKILHPQTVTPVRADNIPVRLKNTMNPNAHGTLISNITSENGIKAIAAKDNIIAIKIKSARMLQAHGFLKKVFEIFETYKTSIDMITTSEVAVSLTIDDDKNLDQIIEELEKIATIEVDENQSIICLVGHSVVNHDDTYKLFQILQDVKIRMISYGGSKNNISLLVDTKDKINSLQKLNDYLFELVTL